The nucleotide window CAAGGGTACTCCATGTAACCTTACTATAtctctcaaatacaacttagcatacTCTTCCGCCGAGTAGGAcaccttgacgggaatgaaatgagcgGACTTAGTCATCCGGTCCACTATTAACCAtatcgagtcatgttgtcgcCGAGTACGTGGCAAGCCTATAATAAAGTCCATGTTTACATCTTTCCACTTCCAAGAAGGAATAGCAATGTCTTGTGATAAGCCTCctggcctttggtgctcaaccttaacttgttgacaattaagGCATTTGGCCATAAATCCCGTGATGTCTtttttcatcccattccaccaatagacttcacGTAGAtcttacacctccctaaagaagtataagcgatcgttatcaagtaaagaacccaacttggaggttggagtcgatcccacgaggaatatggtttagacttaaacttaacttactaTTATATTAGTTTAGTCAACGTATTTCCGAGACAAGTAagtaaagggggggggggggggggatttgtgaaacaaattctgGAAATTATGTGAATAAGcagtgagcaagattcaaactttagttgttatcaagataagagagaaactagggtgtacgtgttcccataagctcataacgcgataatcctagtaatagtaatcctttcctagtgtattacatgcaaagtgataaagttaggtatctctaattccttggtccggcaactagagaatttcaccccgcaccttggtccgactacgtgtgtataatttactaacacttacatttacctcatattagacatcacatcaatgtatggcttagttttcaccctagCACCAATTGGCATTAGaatattagatagtatcacactaaatctatgttgataattcttttcttattaactacttccttggttcggcaagtagcaacaaggtgagttctaacgcgtgcactcgttaaaaagacttctaaatgaaagaattatcaatgcatgcaataacactattcaagaattacttaattactattcatactttgttaatcgatcatggttcccacaaccctagttgtggatttagttacccatagtagcaagaacacaattcatatttttagatgaagaaatcatgaacttacgtaataagtagaagaaacccagaatctcaacttgaatttcaaagtaaaaatcttcaaaaccaacttaggaaatcaagaatcgctaaagttgcaagttaatctccaaagccaaaaactagaactaaaataataaagtctaacccccaaaaacaaggtttacatgccctatatatagaaaaacaagtcccaactaaaaaggaaacaaaataaggaaataaagtttcAGGACGCGGTTGCAGTTGACGAtactgacctacggtccgtaggtctctTCCGTGGTTTTGGACTTGGGCAATTTTCCAACTTCAAAATCTGCCCCTCTTAGTTGCATTCAACGAACCAGCAGGACGGACTGTGACTCGATCCATGGTCTGTGGATCCTCCTCCATAGTTCCATACTTAGACTTTtgaaatcaggtactggaacccctTTCTCTGAATCATTTGACGGAGCTGCAGGACGgcccgtaggtcgacctacgatCCGTGATTTGTagtcgtggttccacacttggccaAGAATTCCCTGATATTTCTTCAAGCTTTGCCTGTCCATCAACGGTCACCATCTACGGAACgtgactggacctacggtccgtaggtcacttccgtagatgcccttttctacACAATTCTTCAGTTGTGTCTCGATACTTCCACGTCCGaacttatttcctgcaaacatgataaaaactcattaataccaatacaaaatggccctagacacacacaactcttaagtgaaatgtattaaaaataccataaactcacggtatatcaacggtacatcttggtggctcccgggtgaatagaatatAGGGAACTATGGACTTCTCCTAAAATTTGCTGCCTCAAGCCATCAATATTTGGAACACATAGCCTACCTTGATACTTTagtaccccatctcccccttgggagaaagcctcaacagacTTCTTGAGTACCGCCTTTTTCAACTCCACTAAGAtaggatcaagaccttgcttagacttcacatccatcacaaaggacGACTCTGAACCATTATGGAcaatgacaccacccttggtggaatccactagttgaacacctagtCGGGCCgacctatgcacatcacgaaccaactctttcttttcttcatctacatgagccacactacccattcacaatctactaagagcatcctctaccacattagctttaccggggtgataaaggacactcatgtcataatccttcaataactcaagccaccttctttggcgaaaATTCAAttccttttgactaaacacatattgtagactcttatgatcggtgaaaacatccacataaaccccatacaaataatgccttcATATCTTTAAGGCAAACACAACCGCCGCTAACTCAAGGtaatgggtaggataattcttctcatggatcttaagttgccttgaagcatagacaataaccttaccattttgcataagctcacatcccaacccaactctagaggcatcacaataaaccagaAAACCATTTGTACCCTCAAGTAAGGCCAACACCAGAGATGAAGTAAGTCTAcctttcaactcttgaaaacttttctcacaagcttcagaccgcacaaacttagccttcaattgagtcaaagtcgtcaaaggagaagcaatggaagaaaaaccctcaacaaaccttctatagtaaccggccaaacccaaaaagcttttAATGTtggaaggagttagaggtctaggccaactcttgaccgcatccgtcttcttaggatctacctcaatacccttgcttgacacgatatgaccaaggaaagctacgaaccgcaaccaaaattcacacttgctaaactttgcaaaaagttgttggtccttaagaactcgCAACACAATTCTTAATAGCCCACATATTCATTCTCacttcttgaatagatcaaaatatcatcgataaacacaatcacaaacatgtctaggtattgcctaaacactctattcatcaagtcaatAAACGTCACTGGAGCATTTATTAAAACAAACAACATCACAAAGAACTCATAATGTCCATATCGAGTTTGGAAAGCCGTCTTGGAAATTTCATCCcctctcaccctcaattggtgataacccgaatgaagatcaatcttagagaaataactagcctcttggagttggtcaaacaagtcatcaattcttagaagaggatacttattcttgatggtcactttattcaattgacgTTAATCAATGCACACTCGAAGAGActcatccttctttctaacaaataacacgggagcaccccatggagagatactcggtcgaatgaagcccttatcaaacaaatcatttaatttctctttcaactcttttaactcctTCGGAGCCATcctataaggagggatagagataggttgtgtatccggaagaaggtcaataccaaaatctatttcccgcttGGGAGGAATACCGGGCAAATCATCAgggaaaacttctggaaactcattaaccacgGGAACCGACTTAAGAGAAGGGGTTTCGGAATCAACATCTCTCACCCTAACAACATAATACATGCAATCTTTcgagatcatctttctagctttaaggtaagacacaaattgacctctaggaatagaatttactcccttccactctaggataggaACATTTGGGAATTGGAATCTAACCACCCAAgctctacaatcaatagaggtGTAACATGCATACAaacaatccatacccaaaatcaaatcaaagtcTAAAATGTCGAGCTCTACCAAGTccacaagagtaactctatgggataaggaaacgGGACTCTTTCTATATACCTTCTTAGCCACCACAGAATCACCAACACGAGTAGAGAATGAAAAAGGTTCTACTAGCACTTCTGGAGGAACATTAAACATCATCGCCACATAAGGCatcacaaaagataaagtagcaccgggatcaaacaaagcatacacatcaataagaaagacttttaacataccggtcactacatccggggagctctcttggtcacctcgggtTTGAAGAGCGTAAAAGCGGTTTTGCTTTGGGGCATTGAAGTTTGAACCGCTTGGAGGAGCTTGTTTGTCCTCTCTCCCCTTAACCTTGATCATCGGGCTATCTCTCATTTGTGGCCACTCTTCCCACAACTAAAGCACCCATCGGTGCcagctaggcacttaccatcatgtTTCTTCCCACACTTGGCACATGTAGATCTAACAAAAGAAGAACCACctccatttcctccttgaggtttaaGGTTAGACACCTTCTCTCGGTTGAACTTAGAAGGAGTATTAGAGGAACCTTGACCAGAGAACCTCTGTCGAAATCTAGGTcgaccttgtccatcggaccttgagTTGGAGAAATTCCCATCACCGGTTCTAGCCTTTTTCACCTCCCTATTCTTCTCCTAAAAGATTAAGTAGAAGGGTCCagaatacaaactcatacaagtacAAGAGTCtatcagaccatttcgcctttTATAAaaccaattatttcaaatattatgaAATTCAAGGCCCAATTTCATTACATAGCCGtgcttaattaatttaaaatatgaaattataatGCAAATTTATCATTGTTTGGTATAGTCAGTAGACAAGAAAGAGAGTTTGTGATTTACAAGATCACATCTAATAAGAAAATTCATTTGTGCCAAGTTTCCACAAACACCATATANccccccccccccccccccttaaaAGTTGTCAAATAAGTCCTATCTTCATCAACTTTTGAAAATGTATTCATACATAACAATTTGATATCAGCATCCGTGAAATGGAACACAATCTTAGGAAAATCGATAATATTTCGTCTCGTAATATATGGGAAGCTCATTCCAGGgatcttttttccctttcttgtcgagacaaaatataataattagatAACTAAAAGCGTAtacttaaaatgaccataaaatttaattttacctTTAATCATTTCCAACAAAGTCGATTCcagattattttaaatttcctCGGGGAGAAATGTCAATGTCATGCCAAAATCGATTATAATATTTCTGAAATCTTCATCAACATTAGAAGAATTCATGAGTTGTGAAGACTTAAACTTTAACTTCTTACTTCGAACACTAATACTTTCGAGATTTAGAAAGTAGAGTATGTCGTTAAAAGACTGAACATCCGAGCTTGTAATTCTACAGTAAAATGTGTAAAGAGAATTATTAATAGAGTATATAGCTAAAAGACTTAACATCCAATCTTGTAATTCAAGTCATATAGATAACTCAATAATTTATTCAGTATAACATAAATTGAACCTTTTGGAACAGCTTCAACAAGTTTTGACTTTTTACCTTAAATAAGATCGATGGTTACTTGTTCTAGATTACATGTAGCACTTATAGAATTTGTGCCTTCAAACAAAGGAAATCCCATACTAATTCTGTATTGAGAAAGACGAATATCAAGAAAGTTAACAAACATGTTCGAAATAGTTTGCTAATTGAACACCTTTCCTATTAAAATCATGTTTTGGTGTAGTGCTATTCGATACAGTCGCAATTAGAATCTAGTAATAGCTTTCCATAAATCATTCCCTATActtctaattttaaattttcctcTCTGTATGTAGCAAAGCAGTGGCAGTTACAGACTATTTGATAGCACTAGACTGTGTGGATAAGAATCTTAAGGCACTTGAAACGATAAAGTTAGTGAATTTTGAGAACTCCTCTGCTGAACTTGTTTTCATGAAGCTTTTGCTGGCTCGTGGCCCTGCACTTGTCGAGGTGACGGTTAAGCCTACGAGATCACTCAAGGATTATGGAGTCTGGAGTTTTTACCTTGAACTGATGCAGTTTCCTCCAGCATCACCAAATGTTGACGTACTGCTTGATGAGTATTAATTCATCCAGCTAGCTAGGTTATATTAttagggctcgtttggtgtgagggataagcATAAATAGTCCTGTGATAAAATTTAGATGTCTTGTTTGGTTgacatgtttgggataacttatcccaccatttatagcatagtgatgggataagttatcccatatacatggtgaGATAAGTTACCCCATATAACTAACCCCGGGATAGTTAATCCTGGGATAACtagttcccaaccaaacgaccccttagtatATATAGCCACATTATCAACATAGGTTCACAATGATGTTACTAATGTTTGTTCAACTTTAAATGATAATCTAGTCAGCTTTAAAGTAGTTCTCAGAAAGCTTAGAGACAATTGAGGGACCAAATTCATCATACTCGCCCTTCATTATCAACTTCTGCATAGGATGTAGATATTAGTGTTGAGTACCTTGAGCTTAAAAGAAGTTAAACAAGAAGACCTTTGTAGTTAGCACTAATCATTACTGACTCAGACTTGATAGATTGATTTATTGATTAGTCAAATAAAGTAAGGAGAAACTAACTCTTTTGAAAGTACTGAGGGAAGCTAGAATTGATCCTCCTATCCAGGTGATGTACTTCCTCTCAGGTGGTGCAATCACCTCGATCTGTGTGTTGATTGGAGCCAGAGCAGTGATTTCCTTGCTCGTACGTTCTGCTATACCAGGAAACATAGTTGAACAACCACTAAGCACaatgtttaaaaataaatccTACCTAATATCAACATCACTTTTCATGATTGAATTGTATACTTTTTCATGGATTCCTGTCGGTCCCATCCCGAACAATTATGGCTGGAATAGGACTTCAGGACAATGGAACCTCTCAGCACCAATATTAAGGACTTTTCCAGAAGGAAGCTCAAAGGCCTTCTCAACTGAAGATCTGTCTTTTGCCTTTTCAATCTCCTTTTCAAAATCTAGTGCAACATAAGTAATTGTCTCCTTCATATGcctagtagcatgttctcttaTCGTACCGTGAAATACATAACCACACTCGGAGAGAATCCTCGTGAAGTAATCTGTAATATCACGACCACCAAGACCTAACCACGAGATAGCTTGAGGAAGTGCATGTCCCTCATAGATGGGAACCGTGTGGGTCGCATTATCACCAGAATTAAGCACAATGCCTGGTTGAAAAATTACAAACGAAATTAGTAACTTGCTAAAATCAAACAGTAGAGAAGCACTATTTTTTCTTCTGCTTACCAGTTAGGTGACCATAAGCAAACTGAGAGAGAACAGACTGTATTGCAACATACATGGATGGAACACTGAATTTCTCAAACATGATTTCGGTTCCTTGATTTGGATCATGAAATCATTATCCCACAAAATCTCTTTTACCAAGAAATTGAGAAAAGCCTATTGACATCATCTACGCATTCAGTGTGGAAAATACCCAAATAAATAAAACCATCTTTGATAATCAGATACATAAGAAGGATTAATAAATATTCCTAATAACAAGTAGGAAGCACATTAAAACAGA belongs to Solanum stenotomum isolate F172 chromosome 1, ASM1918654v1, whole genome shotgun sequence and includes:
- the LOC125869182 gene encoding actin-104-like — encoded protein: MFEKFSVPSMYVAIQSVLSQFAYGHLTGIVLNSGDNATHTVPIYEGHALPQAISWLGLGGRDITDYFTRILSECGYVFHGTIREHATRHMKETITYVALDFEKEIEKAKDRSSVEKAFELPSGKVLNIGAERFHCPEVLFQP